A section of the Harmonia axyridis chromosome 2, icHarAxyr1.1, whole genome shotgun sequence genome encodes:
- the LOC123673620 gene encoding lipase 1-like: protein MQLLFFIFLYSFLSLAERSEGQGHTLHPDTYLTIEELIQRYGYPVEVHEVTTDDGYRLTMYRIPHGRYGSGVNRKPILLMHGLYGQSENYVVAGMNNASLAYFLADNNFDVWLGNTRGTQHSRKHSYIDPNVKRFWEFSYHEIGIYDLPAKIDYILETTKKKKIYYVGHSQGGTSFYIMTSERPEYQDKIVVASLMAPAGFMGHFRNPVLFPLATIYRGFMRIADSIFYELPPRTIPLPAFLNFICQESLLNDLCLAIYHVIINGGDSGEFNKRMLPLIMRFIPTVSSRQPLHYAQAITSGRFRRWDYGQDNNMARYRAPEPPDYNLKNITVPIAIYYSYGDNLVYAKDIDHICGILPNVVKKHLMPNPKWTHLDFIFAKNGQKLLHKPIVQFLEKFDKYN, encoded by the exons GAGGAGCTAATCCAGAGGTATGGATACCCGGTAGAAGTTCACGAGGTTACTACTGACGATGGCTACAGGCTCACAATGTATCGTATACCTCATGGTCGGTATGGATCAGGTGTGAACCGAAAACCAATTCTCCTCATGCACGGTCTTTATGGACAGTCCGAAAATTACGTTGTTGCTGGAATGAACAACGCAAGCTTGGCGTACTTCTTGGCTGATAATAATTTCGATGTTTGGCTTGGAAACACCAGAGGAACACAACATAGTAGAAAACATAGCTACATAGATCCCAATGTGAAAAGATTCTGGGAGTTCAG TTACCACGAGATCGGAATATACGATCTTCCCGCTAAAATAGATTATATATTGGAAACtactaagaagaagaagatatacTACGTCGGACACTCGCAAGGAGGAACTAGTTTTTATATTATGACTTCTGAAAGACCAGAATACCAGGACAAAATCGTAGTAGCCTCTTTGATGGCACCAGCTGGCTTCATGGGACACTTCCGCAATCCTGTGCTTTTTCCTCTAGCAACAATATACCGAGGATTTATG CGGATTGCAGATTCGATATTCTACGAACTACCTCCTAGGACTATACCATTACCAGCTTTTCTGAACTTCATATGTCAGGAAAGCCTTCTAAATGATCTCTGCTTGGCCATTTACCATGTAATCATTAATGGTGGTGATTCTGGAGAGTTTAATAAG agGATGCTTCCCCTCATCATGAGATTCATTCcaactgtttcatcaagacaaccACTCCATTACGCCCAAGCTATTACGTCTG gtcGCTTTAGGAGATGGGACTATGGACAAGATAATAATATGGCACGTTATAGAGCACCAGAACCCCCAGactataatttaaaaaatataacagtTCCTATTGCAATATACTATAGTTACGGTGACAACTTAGTTTATGCGAAG GATATAGATCATATCTGTGGAATTCTTCCAAACGTTGTGAAGAAACATCTGATGCCAAATCCGAAATGGACTCATCTCGACTTCATCTTCGCTAAAAACGGACAAAAGCTGTTACACAAGCCGATAGTGCAATTTCTAGAGAAATTTGACAAATATAACTAA
- the LOC123672791 gene encoding lipase 1-like: protein MKFHVIIVCFVQFSLYEKTFADDHPDTYLSIEELVQKYGYPIESHEITTEDEYMITIYRIRHGKDDKTTNTKPILLMHGLFSQCEHYITNGMNNGSLAYLLADNGYDVWLGNSRGNQHGRKHKYLSPEEKEFWDFSWHEIGMYDIPAMVDHILSETGKKKLHYVGHSQGGTALYIMTSMKPEYQEKLGLVSLLAPAGYFRHFRSPLIWPLVVMERELVLLTQLTNIYELPPKYINLPELLLTGCKHTTFRLRQICEISYHLGIGGDSGLFRQEMLPLVVRFIPTASTRQPLHYSQAINSGHFRPWDYGEDQNYEIYGRAMPPDYPIENITTPIAIYYGNNDILTSLEDIEEISDVLPNVVRRYLIPNVKWTHMDFIMATNAARMLNIPLLNFLKKFDSKLESK from the exons ATGAAATTCCACGTGATCATTGTTTGTTTTGTCCAGTTCAGTTTATACGAAAAAACATTTGCAGACGATCATCCTGATACATATCTATCGATT GAAGAACTCGTCCAAAAATATGGTTATCCTATCGAATCCCATGAAATAACAACTGAAGATGAGTATATGATAACAATTTATCGAATACGACATGGAAAGGATGATAAAACTACAAATACTAAGCCCATTTTACTGATGCACGGCCTTTTTAGTCAATGTGAACATTATATAACGAATGGAATGAATAACGGTAGTTTGGCTTATCTCCTGGCTGATAATGGCTATGACGTTTGGTTAGGGAACTCTAGAGGCAACCAACATGGTAGGAAACATAAGTATCTCTCTCCTGAAGAAAAAGAATTTTGGGATTTCAG ttGGCATGAAATAGGAATGTACGATATACCTGCAATGGTAGATCATATACTCTCAGAAACCGGCAAGAAAAAATTACACTATGTTGGCCATTCCCAGGGAGGAACAGCGCTTTACATTATGACCTCAATGAAACCAGAATATCAGGAGAAGCTTGGCTTAGTCTCACTCCTAGCACCAGCAGGTTACTTCAGACATTTCAGAAGCCCTTTAATTTGGCCATTGGTAGTAATGGAGAGGGAACTAGTT TTACTAACTCAACTTACAAATATTTACGAATTGCCACCCAAATATATTAATCTACCAGAACTTCTCCTGACTGGCTGCAAACACACCACATTCAGATTGAGGCAAATTTGTGAAATATCTTACCATTTGGGTATAGGTGGAGATTCAGGATTGTTTAGACAA GAAATGCTTCCCCTTGTCGTGAGATTTATTCCTACAGCCTCCACTAGACAACCACTTCATTATTCTCAAGCCATCAACTCAG GACACTTCCGTCCCTGGGATTATGGAGAAGATCAAAATTACGAAATCTATGGAAGAGCAATGCCACCTGATTATCCAATCGAGAACATCACTACTCCCATTGCTATTTACTATGGCAATAATGATATTTTAACTAGTTTGGAA GATATAGAGGAGATAAGTGATGTCCTACCAAATGTTGTGAGAAGATATTTGATACCGAATGTAAAATGGACCCACATGGACTTTATAATGGCAACAAATGCAGCACGAATGTTGAATATTCCCTTGTTGAATTTTCTCAAGAAATTTGATTCCAAGTTAGAatccaaataa